A segment of the Streptomyces sp. XD-27 genome:
CGGTGTTGCCGCGGTTGACCAGCGTGTAGTGGATGGACGCGCCGCCGCCCGCGCGGGCCACGACCTTCAGGTCCTCGACGGAGAGCGCCGCCAGGGGCGTACCGGCCACCCGCAGCCGCACCCGGACCGTCGCCGTCCGGCCGCCGCCCTGCGCGGCGATCGCACCGGACTGGTCGCCGGGCGGGGTGTCCAGGGGAACGGTCACGGTGAAGGGGACCTCCGCGCGGGTGCGCGGCGGCACCGTCACCTCGCGCTCGGCGAACGCCAGCCATCGCGCCGGTGCGCCGGTGCCGCGCAGCAGGACCGTACGAGCCCGGCCGCCGGGGTTGCTGACCGACAGCCTGTCCTTGAGCACGGCTCCGGGGCGCCCCTCCAGATGCACGTAACCCCGGCCGTCGCCCGAGGGCGCCAAGGACCAGTCCCGGGGCGCGGCCGCGGCCGGTTGCGGAGCGGCCGACGGCACCGGTGACAGGTTCGGGGACGGGCTTGGGGACGGGCTTGGGGCCAGGCTTGGGGCCAGGCTCGGGGACGCGAGCAGCACCGTGGCCACGGTGCCGGCCGCGCGGATGACGAGTGCCACGCGGTACGTCCCGTCAGCGCGCGGGCCGGTGGCGGCGGCTGAGCCACAGCGTCCCGGCCGCCCCGACGAGCAGCACCGTGCCACCGAGCGTGCCCAGCGCGACCGCCGAGTCAGCCGGTCCCGTCTGCGGCAGCCCACCGCCGCCCGTGGCACCCGAGCCACCGGAGGCGCCGGAATCAGCCGAGCCACCGGAGGCGCCCGGGCCCGAGCCGCCCGCCCCCTTCACCTCCAGCGTCAGCGACGGACCGGGGGGCTTCTTCGGCGTACAGGTCGTCGTCGTACCCAGCGCCTTGATCGTCAGAGTCGAGGCGGTGAACGTCACCTTGCCGCTCTTCTTGGGGGTGTACGTACCCGACAAGTCGCTGATCTTGATGGGCGTGTTGGCGGGGATGGCCTCGGCGTTGGCGGGGCCCGACACCGCGACCGTGCCTCTCTCCGCACCGCCCAGACTGATCAGCGCGCTCGGCTTCATCGCGCCCTTGCCGAGCTCCACCGGGCTCGAAGAGACGCCCTTCTTAAAGGACATGGTGAGCTTGTACGACCCGCCGCTCGGCACGCTCGAGATGTCGATGGGCGAGACGGCGCCCTTCTCACCGATGGGGGTCTTGCACTGGTAGTCCACGTCAACCGTGTCGGCGTGCGCGGCCGGGGCGGCGGCGAGGAGCACCACCGCCCCGGTCGCGGCGGCGGCGAGTGCGCGGCGTGCAGAGTGGGACACCTCGGATCCCCTCCCGTTACTGACGACACATCAGATTTGACGGTGACCGTACGCCGGGGACCTTGACAGGGGAAGACACACAACACGCCGGATCGGCGCGGGAATGGCGGAGGGGAACGGAACGGAAAGGGGGGCGGTACGGAGTCAGAACACCCCGGCGTCAGGACGGGCCGGCGCCGGATGGGCCGGCTCAGAGCGGCCCGGCGTCAGGACGGGCCCGGCGTCAGGACGGGCCGGCCAGCTCCGCCCAGACCGTCTTGCCCCTGCCGTCGGCGCTCCGTACGACGCCCCAGTCGAGGCAGAGCCGCTGCACGATGAACATGCCGTGCCCGCCGGGGCGGCCGGCGCGGTGCGGGTTGCGGGGCGCGGGCGTACCGGAGCCGTGGTCGACGACCTCCAGGCGCAGCACCTTGCCGTGGCAGCCGACCCGGAGCTCCTCCGGGCCGTCCGCGTGCAGGCACGCGTTGGTGACCAGCTCGGAGACGACCAGCAGGACGTCCTCGGCGGCGGCGCGCTGATCGGCGGTCGCGGCGGGCAGCCAGCCCCAGTCCCGCAGCGCCTGGCGGGCGAAGTCGCGGGCGCGCGGCACCGCGCCGCTGGCGTCGGTCAGCTGGAGCCTGCGGACCTGGCCGGCCTGCGGCGCGACCGGCCTGGCGGCAGCGCCATCCGACTCCGGGCCACGCTCGCCCGGTGGGTACGGCCGGGTGGTGCTCATCAGCGCTTCACCTCACCGATTCACCGATTCAAAGACATTCAGGGACAAGGAACATCTGACGCGTATCAACAGATTCAGCTGTCTCCTGCCCGGCCAAAGC
Coding sequences within it:
- a CDS encoding LPXTG cell wall anchor domain-containing protein codes for the protein MSHSARRALAAAATGAVVLLAAAPAAHADTVDVDYQCKTPIGEKGAVSPIDISSVPSGGSYKLTMSFKKGVSSSPVELGKGAMKPSALISLGGAERGTVAVSGPANAEAIPANTPIKISDLSGTYTPKKSGKVTFTASTLTIKALGTTTTCTPKKPPGPSLTLEVKGAGGSGPGASGGSADSGASGGSGATGGGGLPQTGPADSAVALGTLGGTVLLVGAAGTLWLSRRHRPAR
- a CDS encoding ATP-binding protein, coding for MSTTRPYPPGERGPESDGAAARPVAPQAGQVRRLQLTDASGAVPRARDFARQALRDWGWLPAATADQRAAAEDVLLVVSELVTNACLHADGPEELRVGCHGKVLRLEVVDHGSGTPAPRNPHRAGRPGGHGMFIVQRLCLDWGVVRSADGRGKTVWAELAGPS